TTGTACGAGAATCTCTGTGCGCGTATCAATGCTGGAAGTGGCCTCGTCCAAGATTAACATGGGCGGCAGACACAGCATGACACGGGCAATACACAACAGCTGTTTTTGTCCCTGACTGACGCTGTCCTCGCGCAGGACGGTATCCAATCCCTTGGGCAGACGGCGGATAAAGTCCCAGCAGTGCGCGGATTTTGCGGCTTGTATCACTTCCTGATCCGTTGCGTCCGGACGTCCAAAGCGGATGTTTTCGCGCACGGTATCACTCTTGAGCCAAGTCTCCTGCAGCACCATGCCGAAGCTGCTGCGCAGCGAGTGGCGGGAAACGCTGGTAATCGGCGTGCCGTCAATGGAAATGGTGCCGCTGTCGACATCGTAAAACCGCATGAGCAGATTGATAAGCGTCGTTTTGCCGCAGCCGGTCGGACCGACGATGGCAATGCGCATGCCGGGCTTTGTTTGCAGCGCAAACTGTTCGATGAGCGGATGAGACCGGTCATAACAGAACGATACATCACGAATGCAAACCTGTCCGCGGACATGACCGAGCTGTTGGCTGTCGTCCGGCTTCTCCTCAGGTTCCTGCATCAGTGCAAAAACGCGGGAGGCGCATGCCAGTGCGTTTTGCAATTCCGTCACAACCGAGCTGATGTCGTTAAATGGCTTCATATACTGGTTTGCATAGGCGAGCAAAACCGACAAACCGCCGACGGTCAGGCTGCCGAGCGGGATGAGCAGAACGCCGACCAAAGCAACACAGGCATAAATAATGCTGTTGACAAATCGGGTACACGGATTGGTCAGACTGCTGTAAAATGTCGCCCGCTGGCTGTACTTCATAAGCTCCTCGTTGATCTCCGCAAAACGAGCGGAAGCGCGTTGTTCATAGCCAAAGGCCTTGACAACGGTTTGACCGCCCATCATTTCGTCGATCAGCGCGGTCTGTCTGCCGCGCACTTCACTTTGCTTCTGGAACAAACGATACGAACGGCTGGAGATAAAGCGGGCGACAAGAAAGCTCAGCGGGGTCAGCACAATGACCATCAGAGAAATCCAGAAATTTTTGGAGAACATGAAAATCAGCGTCACCAGAATGGTCATGATACCGGAAAACAGCTGGGTAAATCCGAGCAATAGTCCGTCCGATAACACATCGGTATCGGTGATGATGCGGCTGACAATGTCGCCTGAGCTGTGCTTGTCCAGATATGAGAGCGGCAGTTTTTGAATATGCCGAATGGCGCGGGAACGAATGTCCTGCACGATGTGATAGGTCATGCGATTGTTGAGCAGATTCATGAGCCATGTGCACAGCGCAGAAGCGGCAGCCACCAAAAGAATCAAACGCAGATATCGCCACATCTGTACAAAATCCACGCGATGCGCGGCGATGGTCTGGTCAATGGCATCGCCGAACAGAATCGGAACATACAACTGCAAAATAACAGAGACCGCCGCGAGGATAATACTCAAGGCAAGTGCAAATCCATGTGATTTCACATAGGGAAGCAGCTGACGGAACGAAGCGGATGTGGTGTTTTTGTTTTGCTTTTTCATGCGTCCTCACGCTCCTTCTTGGATTCTTCCGGAAATTGCGATTCATAAATTCCCTGATACACCGGACAGTCGTGCAGCAGCTGTTCGTGCGTGCCGACGCCGACGAGTGTGCCGTTGTCCAAAACGAGAATTTTATCTGCCTGCCGGACAGCGGCGATGCGCTGAGATACAAGAAATGTGGTTACGCTGTCGCCGAGATTACGAATCGACTTGCGCAATGCGGCATCCGTTGCGAAATCCAAGGCACTGGAGCTGTCATCGAGAATGAGCAGCTGCGGATTTTTTACCAGCGCGCGTGCAATCGTCAGCCGCTGCTTCTGACCGCCGGACAGGTTGCGGCCGTTCTGTTCCAAGTGGAAATCCAACTTGTCAGGCTTGTTTTCGACAATTTCACGTGCCTGTGCACAGGTCAACGCCTGCCAAAGCGCCTCATCCGATGCGTGCTCATTGCCCCACTTCATATTTTCACGAATGCTGCCCTGAAACAGCAATGCGCGCTGCGGCACAATGCCGATTTTTCGGCACAGAATTTCATGCGGAAAGTCTTGGATGGGACAGCCGTTCAAGCGAATGCTGCCTTCTGTGGCGTCATAAAAACGCGGAATCAAATGCACCAGTGTGGATTTGCCGCTGCCGGTGCCGCCGATGATGCCGACGGTTTCGCCGGACATGACGGAAAAGCTGATGTGCGACAGGCTCGGTGCACCGGCGCCCTGATAGGTGAAAGAGACATCATCAAAAGCTACGGCGGGAGCAGCCG
The sequence above is a segment of the Butyricicoccus intestinisimiae genome. Coding sequences within it:
- a CDS encoding ABC transporter ATP-binding protein — encoded protein: MKKQNKNTTSASFRQLLPYVKSHGFALALSIILAAVSVILQLYVPILFGDAIDQTIAAHRVDFVQMWRYLRLILLVAAASALCTWLMNLLNNRMTYHIVQDIRSRAIRHIQKLPLSYLDKHSSGDIVSRIITDTDVLSDGLLLGFTQLFSGIMTILVTLIFMFSKNFWISLMVIVLTPLSFLVARFISSRSYRLFQKQSEVRGRQTALIDEMMGGQTVVKAFGYEQRASARFAEINEELMKYSQRATFYSSLTNPCTRFVNSIIYACVALVGVLLIPLGSLTVGGLSVLLAYANQYMKPFNDISSVVTELQNALACASRVFALMQEPEEKPDDSQQLGHVRGQVCIRDVSFCYDRSHPLIEQFALQTKPGMRIAIVGPTGCGKTTLINLLMRFYDVDSGTISIDGTPITSVSRHSLRSSFGMVLQETWLKSDTVRENIRFGRPDATDQEVIQAAKSAHCWDFIRRLPKGLDTVLREDSVSQGQKQLLCIARVMLCLPPMLILDEATSSIDTRTEILVQQAFDTLMEGRTSFVVAHRLSTVRNASLILVMRDGKIIEQGTHQELLAAGGFYSELYNSQFQPS